The Pedobacter cryoconitis genome has a window encoding:
- a CDS encoding phosphatidylinositol-specific phospholipase C, producing MNNNGKLQLFLMAIGVFTMTSCKKQGIQDNAPATRNESAMTKQNALPNYSLNNWMSFLPDTTNIAQISIPGTHDSGARVEPISGTAKCQTLSIAEQLNAGVRYLDVRCRHINNSFAIHHGAIYQNLNYSDVLKECIDFLNANPSETIIMSVKEEHTAADNTRSFEQTFDSYVQENATKWDLGTGISKLSAIRGKIKLLRRFGSGNAKGIDATQWGDNTTFDINNPAANLSVQDEYKVSNVDTKWTRVKTQLDAAHADHSNRLYLNYSSGYKSLIFGIPDINAVHNSVNPKIAAYFVGNISGRYGVIPMDFVTADLARGIVKTNFSQTL from the coding sequence ATGAACAACAACGGAAAACTACAGCTTTTCTTAATGGCAATTGGTGTATTCACCATGACCTCTTGTAAGAAACAAGGAATTCAGGATAATGCTCCTGCAACGAGAAACGAAAGCGCAATGACAAAGCAAAATGCTTTGCCAAATTACTCGCTTAATAACTGGATGAGTTTCCTGCCAGACACTACAAACATTGCGCAGATATCAATTCCTGGAACACATGACTCAGGTGCACGGGTTGAACCTATATCTGGTACCGCAAAATGTCAGACGCTGAGTATAGCAGAACAGTTAAATGCTGGTGTGCGGTATCTGGATGTCAGATGCAGACATATTAACAATAGCTTTGCTATTCATCACGGTGCTATCTACCAGAATTTGAACTATAGCGACGTTTTAAAGGAATGTATTGACTTCCTGAATGCAAATCCCTCAGAAACCATTATCATGAGCGTAAAGGAAGAACACACGGCTGCTGATAATACACGAAGCTTTGAACAGACTTTTGATAGCTACGTGCAGGAAAATGCTACTAAATGGGATCTGGGTACCGGGATTTCGAAACTTTCTGCTATCCGTGGTAAAATTAAACTGCTGAGAAGATTTGGTTCAGGAAATGCAAAAGGGATAGATGCTACGCAGTGGGGAGATAATACCACTTTTGATATTAATAACCCGGCAGCGAATCTGAGCGTACAGGACGAATATAAAGTTTCCAATGTAGATACCAAATGGACCAGGGTAAAAACACAATTGGATGCTGCACATGCTGATCATTCTAACAGACTGTATTTAAACTATAGCAGCGGATACAAATCACTTATTTTTGGTATTCCTGATATCAATGCAGTACACAATTCAGTTAACCCAAAAATTGCAGCCTACTTTGTTGGCAACATCAGTGGCAGGTATGGCGTAATCCCAATGGATTTTGTTACGGCCGATTTAGCAAGAGGGATTGTAAAGACAAATTTCAGTCAGACCTTATAA